A portion of the Cryptomeria japonica chromosome 5, Sugi_1.0, whole genome shotgun sequence genome contains these proteins:
- the LOC131035750 gene encoding dihydrolipoyl dehydrogenase, mitochondrial, which produces MAMAGMSRCQSALIEDALRRGLRNSWHGFCWVRSVRKYTSSSAEENDVVVVGGGPGGYVAAIKAAQLGFKTTCIEKRGALGGTCLNVGCIPSKALLQSSHMFHEAKHSFAGHGVKVGQLEIDVTAMMAQKTKAVTGLTKGIEGLFKKNKVTYVKGAGKIVSGSEVSVDLPDGGNSMVKGKHIIIATGSEVKPLPGITIDENKIVSSTGALSLKEVPKKLVVIGAGYIGLEMGSVWGRLGSEVTVVEFASDIVPSMDGEIRKSFQKTLEKQKMKFMLKTKVTGVDASGSGVKLTIEPASGGEQTTLEADVVLVSAGRSPYTKGLGLEELGVKLDKMGRVDVDDHFRTNVPGIYAIGDVIPGPMLAHKAEEDGVACVELIAGKPGHVDYNTVPGIVYTHPEVASIGKTEEQVKALNISYAVGKFPFMANSRARTIDDADGMVKIIAEKETDKILGVHIMGANAGELIHEAAIALQYGASSEDIARTCHGHPTLSEAIKEAALATFDKPIHI; this is translated from the exons ATGGCCATGGCAGGAATGTCAAGATGTCAATCGGCTTTGATCGAGGATGCCCTTCGCCGGGGGCTGAGAAATTCGTGGCATGGGTTTTGTTGGGTTAGATCTGTCAGAAAATATACGTCCTCCTCAGCTGAGGAGAATGACGTGGTGGTTGTGGGAGGTGGTCCTGGAGGCTACGTTGCTGCAATCAAGGCGGCCCAGCTTGGCTTCAAGACTACTTGCATTGAGAAGCGCGGCGCTCTCGGAGGTACCTGCCTCAATGTTGGTTGCATACCCTCCAAG GCATTGCTTCAATCCTCACATATGTTTCACGAAGCCAAGCATTCATTTGCTGGCCATGGTGTGAAGGTGGGACAGTTAGAAATTGATGTCACTGCAATGATGGCACAGAAAACGAAGGCTGTGACTGGTCTGACAAAAGGAATTGAAGGACTTTTTAAGAAGAACAAAGTCACTTACGTTAAAGGTGCTGGAAAGATTGTATCTGGAAGTGAGGTGTCAGTGGATCTTCCAGATGGTGGAAACAGTATGGTGAAAGGGAAACATATAATCATAGCAACTGGTTCAGAAGTGAAACCCCTTCCTGGAATTACTATtgatgaaaataaaattgtttcatCCACTGGAGCACTATCACTGAAGGAGGTCCCAAAGAAACTTGTGGTTATTGGCGCAGGATACATTGGCTTAGAAATGGGTTCAGTATGGGGAAGGCTGGGCTCTGAAGTTACCGTTGTGGAATTTGCTTCTGATATAGTTCCATCCATGGATGGAGAAATTCGAAAATCTTTCCAGAAGACATTAGAGAAacagaaaatgaaatttatgctGAAAACTAAGGTGACTGGTGTTGATGCATCAGGATCAGGTGTAAAGCTAACAATAGAGCCAGCTTCAGGAGGTGAGCAGACAACTCTTGAGGCAGATGTAGTTCTTGTTTCTGCTGGTAGATCACCTTATACAAAAGGTCTTGGACTAGAAGAGCTTGGGGTGAAGCTTGATAAAATGGGAAGAGTGGATGTTGACGACCATTTCAGGACAAATGTTCCTGGAATTTATGCTATCGGTGATGTGATTCCTGGCCCCATGCTTGCACACAAGGCTGAAGAAGATGGTGTAGCGTGTGTGGAGCTAATTGCAGGAAAACCTGGACATGTGGACTATAATACTGTACCTGGAATTGTTTACACACATCCAGAGGTAGCATCAATAGGAAAGACAGAAGAACAAGTGAAGGCACTCAACATTTCCTACGCAGTTGGGAAATTTCCCTTTATGGCAAATAGCAGGGCCAGAACTATTGATGATGCTGATGGAATGGTGAAAATAATTGCAGAGAAAGAAACTGACAAAATCTTAGGTGTCCATATCATGGGCGCAAATGCAGGGGAGTTGATTCATGAAGCTGCAATTGCCCTGCAATATGGAGCATCTAGTGAAGACATTGCTAGAACATGTCATGGTCACCCAACACTCAGTGAAGCTATCAAAGAAGCTGCCCTGGCAACATTTGACAAGCCTATCCACATTTAG